atgcagggttcccacgggtccttgaaatccttgaaagtttgtgaatctggggggaaaaattcaaggccctgggaagttgctgaaaatatacatacagatagatacaggtcattaaaGTGCTTGaactattttatgcaagaagttttctggaaaatctatatttttccctgtgtagtgtaggataatatcataaaaattctagactttttaagcacacgtgctaaacagtttgttttaaatgcttatatcttctgtatgctaATGTTGATTCatcccaaaatgttttttttttttttgcatagtttgacacatgaaaacgtctctggttacgtatgtaactgttgttctccgagaagggaacgagatgctgcgtcTTCCTTCGTCCCTGTAACGACGTCTTCGGCAATAtatcagatagcgatatacttcctggctcctgcaTCACCccgtctttgtcattaagcctcatcattggttgaatttgatatacacattcagacgcacttaccactGGAGGCGTCCCttaagtgtcaccgcagtgttGTAGCACGAGTTCCCTTAAAAGGTAAcccaatgtaaccttgctctcacttgaaatgtgtccccacatttagtccttgaatttgagggtattgcaATCTGGAAaatccttgaaaggtccttgaatttgaatttAACTGTGTGGGACTCCtgtgtatgacataaaacattgtaaaacttaacattttaattaaacaaaacatattaaattattgaaCGTAGTGATGTTTGTTAATGACATTTATTTTGAGATTTaaatacacagaatttataaatacatttattttataaaaaccgGGGCCGCCCATCTCAGggtgagaaccactgctgtaaaaaaatgatatcaaatcatcatatttttgtgttacttaaaaaaaaaattatttaagtcaaaacttaaaatagttgaCTTGTGAAACTAAgctgttttaacttcatgctgcatttttactCTGAGTACAGTTTTCTTTCCAGAGTCCAAAGACGTTCAGGTTAGTTGAATTTAACCAAAAATACctaaaatgtctaaaaataagATGGGGAAGGTCTTTGTaaatatgataaaataatagcataataattAGGTATTTACAGTTTAGCTCTGCTAAGACTGTACGTGGTCATTTAGTAGGCTACATAAACACCCTGTgttattttgatgtttttttggaACTTGTTATTCAAGTCTACAACGTTTGGTTCCACCAATTATGTATGCCATGGCTTTATTCATTGTTTCAAATAAAACCTACATATTTCACGTAATATTATACCTATGTTACTATTGCCATCTTGTGGACAATGTCTGTGCAATATTATTTTTCAAATGTATTGGATCCTTTTTCGAAAttcttttataaaatattaaagcaataattgcttttattaaacggttacttcataaaCGTAGcagaatttcataaaataaaacccagcaaataagttgtaattatattagtacaaatattactcttccgccaaacaaattAGTTCCTAAgcaacacagacgcagcaaagacacaatgaaaaataaagactgtggtgtttattttcataaatcaacattcatctaatttatacatgaacatttatatcgtgcaactgttgaagtgtgGATCAAATAgagatttttcatttaatttccaCCCAGCTTAAGTTTAATGttttccagaaaaaaaattcttatttaaataaacataaaatatttcaaatgaaagaacagataatccgattaaaaaaaaaataatttcatttgtATACAGTACACCATAAAACAACAGCAAGACATAGAAACTCATACAATACAGTGAGCATAACTTACACAGAGAGAAAAAATCTAAGtgaacttaaaattttattatgacacaaacaaacaaacaaaaatatcacAATCATCATATTTGCTTTTGACACAACCACGAGCATCCATTCGGGTTGTAGCGGTGTTTGAAAGTTGAGAGGCGGAAGCTCTCCagcgagtgggcgtggtttcagcttCAACAGCGGAAACGCCCCATAAcgtttgagagcagagaatcctgcctattttttccaagattttgataacttgtttaatttacttatttaattgattaatccgtttttatcattaaaatctgtcTGTGTGGTATTAGCAGATTTTCTGAGGTAtgacaaactgagaacacatttaatatcggaCTTTATACAGACCACCACCCATAATAGTCTGTGTAAGCTCTAATCACAGTATTTCTAATGCTAAAATATAATTAGCCTActgttatacatttattttcaaaGTTACTGTTTTACAAGAAAggcaaaaaaataagctttacTTTATTAGTTCTTACTTTATAACATGCTATACAAGTATGCTACAGTTATTTACTTGCTGTCCTTCATGGTAAAATTAGTTTTAGTGGTTGAATTTAACTCTTCATTAATTTTCTTCACTCATGTTCAATATATATTCAATCTAAAAGATATAATGTATGttaaattaaacatattaaataaatatgccCATGGCTTAAGAAAATGGACAAACCAATATTTTAACCCAGTggtgggtttgtccatatttgattCAGAAACGTGTTAAAACACCCCATCATAATGTATACACACTATATAAAATGTTCTGGTTAGTTGTTTTTCAAAAATAGGATCATACTGAGATTTCTGGGGTCCAAGCAATTTCTCCTGTTGATGGCCTGTGATTTTTCTAGCTGATGCACACGTTCAATTGGGATTGCAGTGGAGACCACTGTGAGGTATTTGCGGGCGACTGTCGCCAGTTGTTTAAACTCAACTCTGCTCCTCCAGAAATCAAGTGGATCCTCTGAATTTGTGTTAAATGTTTTTCCAGAATCATCTCTTCACGTCTTGTGTCATAACTGCTGTGTGTAGTGTGCCTGTTTCCCTTGATCAGTGATTGGATTTCTGCTTTGACACCAATATTAGAATCCATCACACAGGTTTTGTATCGTGGGTCCAGTGCTGTGCTAACTCTGAACCAATAATTTTGCTTGATGTTGCCGATATGATGGTCACATTTCGCAGAAAGTGTCTTGGCTATTTCATTTCCCATCTCCAGTTTTCTCAGTTCCTCCTGCAGTCTCTGGACCAGCGGTATGATCATTGAGATGGGGCTGTACCCTTGACTTCCCATTTCTTCAGTAACCTTCTTCAGAATCTTCAGTACTGCTAAAATatctttcaatatttttctttcATTCTCATTTAAACAAAGTTTCTCCTCTAGAAAGTCAATAAAAACCTTAAAAATGGCGGGCCACAGCTCTAAGATGTTCTGTAGCATGTGAAGTGTATGAAGCCACCGTAGATCACTGCTCTGAATCAGATCATTTTTTTGGAGCTTGAGGTGAGAGCGATGCTTCTGGAGGCTTTCTGAAGCTTTGGGGTTCTGGTGGAAAAATGAAACTATTTGCTGACATTTTCCCAACAGATGTTTCCAGCCAGAGTCACCTATGGTTTCTCTGAACACTTTATCCAGCGTACGGGCAAAACAAGGTATAAATGTCCATTGGCATATACTTTTGTCAACCTTTTTCATGTCATCAATATTTGTGACCACAACTTGAATTTTTTCTGTGATGTTCCACTCATTTGAAATTCTCATCAGTTGCTTTACAACATGTTCTGTTGTACGCTCAATGAGGAGATGAGCTGTATCTAGGACATAGGATTTCTGCATCCAGTTTTTGTTTATAAGATGGCAAGATACTGTCAGATAAAACACTGTCTTATCTGAACTCCACAGCTCTGCAGAGAGGACAAGATTACTCCCAGCATTGATTGCGTTCTGTACTTCCAGTCGTTTTTGCCTATAAATGCTCTGAAGTTCAGTTTGGATCGAGGActcatttatatttaaagaggGGTGTAGACTGCTTGCAAGATCCTGGAATCCTGTTACAGTTTTTAATGGATGTAGGTTCTTTATGATCATATTCAACAAAAGTGTCTTGAAATTTGAGTCATCATCTAGAAATAAATGGGCATTTAAATTAATGAAGTAAAAGTTCTTATCATAAAACATGTCataaaagtggatattttaCAACTCACACCTCTGTTTGTTGGTGATTCTTGGTGATCTTGTGATTCTGCTGATCGCAGAGGTCGGGAATAAATGCATCCACCAGATCGCTTTCTCTCTATAAATGGTACAcaaattaaaggcggggtgcatgatctaggaaagccaatgttgacatttaaaatcacctaaacaaacacgcccctacccaatagaatctggacctctAATTGATAGGCCctccccacacatacgcaacccaggcaacgatgttggttagtagacacaccccttacttCTGACTGgcaacaagtgtgttttggtggccggcccaactcccttttccaaggtgtttttaaaaaatcatgcacccttaaaggtgacatagaatgattgaacggggtatttatccttctgttatgtgacatgtagacaaaaaaatgttttgttttggtctgtaatgccttagaagcttcctaaaaacctctctcagatagctctattagggtgggggattttaaacaagtggttttgcacctatttggctccccctactggcttaacttgcaatctcattactgattggctgactttgctgccactcaaaaaatgtagccaattatttcgaaatggaggggcagtgagatgcctgttgtgtcataagcatcagtttttcagattgggctgttttctggctgacatttctaaaagaggaattactatgagactgagatgtttagcatgtctagcactttttggatgttcgtgaatgcgggtagactaccattattcaacaaagacaaggtaaaaatgttttttcattctctgtccccccgtcaagtcacatttatttgtatagcaattttttttacaatgtttcattGATCAAAACCGCTTAAAAACGTGTCTTTTGATACTTTAGCTAATGTGCTATGTTGAGCTAACCCTGAGATTTAACCAACATTAGCAGACATTTCAATTTGGGGCAAGTTGTCTTAATGACTTTGATAACCTTGTTTCTAAATTACAAGTGAGAAACACTCCTTAAGCTAGGGTTAAAGGCAGGTTTAGAACAAAGATAACCCAAGGTTAAACAGCCCTAAATTAATATTTCCAGTTCTGGtttgaatttaaaaataaaaatcacaattaagtagttgtatatatatatttttttttcttatagtcataaaacaataaacatgaatctcaaaacatttattcaatccaagtaaattctttatttgttgttgtggttAAAATGGAAATTAAGAGTATAATGATGAATTCACAgcgtaaaaaaatactttaaccTTGTCAGGTGACATCGTTTAACAACTAGCAAAAATATGTGATCGACAGTCAATAGTTTAATGTTTGCAGACTAATATCACAACATATTTCACTTTATAGGCCTATTTGATATGCATATATCGCTCTTACCACTTTCTGAAAACATCTGGCGTCTACGCACACGTTTATATGGAAGCGGTGAATAATTGCATCCATGCGAAAAACTTTGATGTCTGTTTCCTCTATGACGATCTGCAATGTTTCACAAAAGCGTGAGCGAAACACATGCAGCAGCTACAGTATGTGATTCAGTTATTGTGACATTAATGTTTAcaattacatttaaacaaattaagTAATACCAAATTAAACTCTTAATAAAGAAAGAGATGTTACCAAAGCGATCCCTcctgttgtttttgtgtgttttggatGGTTCAGGATTCATTTCGCTGTTTTCTTGGACCCAGAAATCAactagaaaaaaatactaaatcaCCTATAACACCTGTTGGTCCAAAGTAGCCTACAGAAAGATCTGAGAGATGAAGCGCTTTCACTTCTGCCCAAGAACAAAACTTATTTTACTTCCTTTGAATAACCTGCCACCTCCCATTGTAAACGGATATGTTTACCTGGTGATGAAAACAATGTCTTTAGCATCAATGACGAATATTATAAAGACATTGCAGTACAGTACGTGCCTGACTTAATAATACACTTTTGGTTTCTATATATGGCCTACATTTACCCATCTAcattttcagtgtttttctggAATCTCACCCTCATCACAAATAGCTCTCCCATAAACACCACAAAACGGAAAAGCTTAAATAGCTTGGCTTATTGAAACCcggcaaaacattttttaattaaatcatttatttcAGCATTTCGCGTGTGCTATAGCTGTGGACGAATTATTTTCTCGGTTTCACAAAACAGAccttaaacctttttttttgtcattttcctATTGGCCAGAAGAGGGCGACAAAACACCTTTTTGCtcggaaaacaccaccgtttttctatattttacaatgttcttccttctactttaataaatacatacctctcttttcttaatgtgtgcacttaatctttgtacaacgcgTCCGTATAGCACCATTCATTCATTAAGATTCAAACAAGGATGAATTAAGAAgcaaccaaacacttccatgtttttccttaagactgttacatgacaAGAGTAAATAGTgatgttacatttttaaaccgaGGCTTCGGAGCTTGGTGCCAGATAAAGCCTCAATTCAAAGCTTGTGTTGTTAATGTAGAAATCACGTGACAATAACAAACAAGGCTTCACTTACCTGCGTGCTTTGCGTGTCAGAATGTTCAAACCCCAAAGATTTTTTATGAGTTATTTGCCTTATTCAAATTTTTGTCCCAAataatactatatatatatagtattgtATTTCCATATActtttgtgcatgtgtgttatTATGTGAATATTA
The Paramisgurnus dabryanus chromosome 1, PD_genome_1.1, whole genome shotgun sequence genome window above contains:
- the LOC135744486 gene encoding zinc finger BED domain-containing protein 4-like, whose amino-acid sequence is MNPEPSKTHKNNRRDRFDRHRGNRHQSFSHGCNYSPLPYKRVRRRQMFSESERKRSGGCIYSRPLRSAESQDHQESPTNRDDDSNFKTLLLNMIIKNLHPLKTVTGFQDLASSLHPSLNINESSIQTELQSIYRQKRLEVQNAINAGSNLVLSAELWSSDKTVFYLTVSCHLINKNWMQKSYVLDTAHLLIERTTEHVVKQLMRISNEWNITEKIQVVVTNIDDMKKVDKSICQWTFIPCFARTLDKVFRETIGDSGWKHLLGKCQQIVSFFHQNPKASESLQKHRSHLKLQKNDLIQSSDLRWLHTLHMLQNILELWPAIFKVFIDFLEEKLCLNENERKILKDILAVLKILKKVTEEMGSQGYSPISMIIPLVQRLQEELRKLEMGNEIAKTLSAKCDHHIGNIKQNYWFRVSTALDPRYKTCVMDSNIGVKAEIQSLIKGNRHTTHSSYDTRREEMILEKHLTQIQRIHLISGGAELSLNNWRQSPANTSQWSPLQSQLNVCIS